From Parasphaerochaeta coccoides DSM 17374, a single genomic window includes:
- a CDS encoding FMN-binding protein, with protein MTEKIKTVLIVTISFVVACFLLAGLNAITAPIVSAAASSQEQADYIGVASGNSLGLKEAVEGVASVNYRLEMKDVNGKHVGWVLDLTGSGFGGPMRIVASYDLSGAIIAGTILENTETPGIGTRSQEPGYFDMFTGTGGQVPVPVSAARLSAGHVQTMSGATITFTGIARALAAGSDYIKSLGGTR; from the coding sequence ATGACTGAAAAGATTAAGACTGTGCTTATAGTCACCATATCCTTTGTCGTTGCTTGTTTTCTTCTTGCAGGACTCAATGCCATTACCGCGCCGATTGTCTCTGCCGCTGCGTCATCACAGGAGCAGGCAGACTACATTGGGGTTGCGTCAGGAAACAGTCTGGGACTGAAGGAAGCGGTGGAAGGCGTTGCCTCGGTAAACTATCGCCTGGAGATGAAGGATGTGAACGGAAAACATGTGGGCTGGGTGCTCGACCTTACAGGTAGCGGCTTCGGCGGACCAATGCGCATCGTTGCAAGCTATGACCTTTCCGGAGCCATCATCGCTGGTACGATACTGGAGAATACCGAAACACCCGGTATCGGGACACGGAGCCAGGAGCCTGGGTATTTCGATATGTTCACAGGAACAGGAGGTCAGGTTCCCGTACCCGTTTCCGCAGCCAGGCTCAGTGCAGGTCATGTACAGACAATGAGTGGTGCGACGATTACTTTTACTGGCATTGCCCGCGCACTTGCAGCAGGTTCCGACTATATCAAGAGTCTGGGAGGTACAAGGTGA